From Acipenser ruthenus chromosome 2, fAciRut3.2 maternal haplotype, whole genome shotgun sequence, a single genomic window includes:
- the LOC117403491 gene encoding fatty acid binding protein 1-B.1-like: MAFNGKYELETHENFEPFMKAIGLPDDLIQKGKDIKSVSEIVQDGNSFKVTVTTGNKVLVNEFTVGQEAELETITGEKIKTVVTMEGNKLKVSLNRIESVTEVSGDKIINTMTLGGIVYKRISKRV, translated from the exons ATGGCCTTCAACGGGAAGTATGAGCTGGAGACCCATGAGAACTTCGAGCCCTTCATGAAGGCTATTG GCCTCCCTGACGACTTGATCCAGAAGGGCAAGGACATCAAGAGCGTCTCTGAGATCGTCCAGGATGGAAACTCCTTCAAGGTCACCGTGACGACGGGCAACAAGGTGCTGGTCAATGAGTTCACCGTGGGGCAGGAGGCCGAGCTGGAGACCATCACAGGGGAGAAGATCAAG ACTGTGGTGACAATGGAGGGCAACAAGCTGAAAGTGTCGCTGAACAGAATAGAGTCTGTGACCGAGGTCTCTGGAGACAAGATCATCAAT aCCATGACCCTTGGAGGAATTGTTTACAAGCGAATCAGCAAGCGAGTTTAG